One stretch of Centroberyx gerrardi isolate f3 chromosome 13, fCenGer3.hap1.cur.20231027, whole genome shotgun sequence DNA includes these proteins:
- the LOC139909956 gene encoding tripartite motif-containing protein 16-like isoform X1 — MAQQGIQLDEAKLRCSICLDLLKDPVAIPCGHSYCMSCIKSCWDEEDQKKIHSCPQCRQTFTPRPVLGKNIMLAELVEELKKTRLQAAPPDRCYAGPGDVACDFCTGRKLKAIKSCLVCLASYCEQHLQPHYDAAPLKKHKLVEATMKLQENFCSRHDEVMKIFCRTDQQCICCFCSMDEHKGHDTVSAAAERTERQKELRVSRQKIQQRIQNREKDVKVLQHEVKAINLSADKAVEDSEKIFTELVRLIEKRSSDVKEQIRSRQKAEASRAEELQEKLKQEIAELRRKDAELEQLSHTEDHTRFLHNYPSLSRLSESTDSPSTNIHPLWYFEDVTAAVSEARDKLQGILTEEWTKISWTVTEVDVLLSQPREPKTRAEFLQYSRQITLDPNTANTHLSLSEGNRKATCMKEEQLYSSHPDRFIDNNQVLSREGLTGRCYWEVEWSGWGVSIAVSYKDISRTGTSSECGFGNNDKSWALYCYSNSYHFIHNNIRTPIPGPRSSRVGVYLDHRAGILSFYSVSETMTLLHRVQTTFTQPLYPGLWLNTGDTAELCVLK, encoded by the coding sequence ATGGCGCAGCAAGGAATTCAGCTGGACGAGGCAAAACTCCGCTGTTCGATCtgtctggatctactgaaggaTCCGGTGGCTATTCCCTGTGGGCACAgctactgcatgagctgtattaaaagctgctgggatgaagaggatcagaagaaaatccacagctGCCCCCAGTGCAGACAGACCTTCACACCAAGGCCTGTCCTGGGGAAAAATATCATGTTAGCAGAGTTGGTGGAGGAACTGAAGAAGACAAGACTCcaagctgctcctcctgatcGCTGCTATGCCGGACCTGGAGATGTGGCCTGTGATTTCTGCACTGGGAGAAAGCTGAAAGCCATCAAGTCCtgtctggtgtgtctggcctcttactgtgagcagcacctccagcctcactaTGATGCAGCTCCATTAAAGAAACACAAGCTGGTCGAAGCCACCATGAAGCTTCAGGAGAACTTCTGCTCTCGTCATGATGAGGTGATGAAGATTTTCTGCCGTACTGATCAGCAGTGTATCTGTTGTTTCTGCTCCATGGATGAACATAAAGGCCACGACAcagtctcagctgcagcagaaaggactgagaggcagaaagagctcAGGGTGAGTCGGCAAAAAATCCAGCAGAGAAtccagaacagagagaaagacgtgaAGGTGCTTCAACATGAGGTGAAGGCTATCAATCTCTCTGCTGATAAAGCAGTGGAGGACAGCGAGAAGATCTTCACTGAGCTGGTCCGTCTCATTGAGAAAAGAAGCTCTGATGTGAAGGAGCAGATCAGATCCCGGCAGAAAGCGGAAGCGAGTCGGGCCGAAGAACttcaggagaagctgaagcaggagattgctgagctgaggaggaaagacgctgagctggagcagctctcacacacagaggatcacaCCCGTTTTCTACACAATTACCCCTCGCTGTCACGTCTCAGTGAATCTACAGACTCACCCAGCACCAATATCCATCCTCTGTGGTACTTTGAGgatgtgactgcagctgtgtcagaggccagAGATAAACTACAGGGCATTCTTACAGAGGAATGGACTAAGATCTCATGGacagtgactgaagtggatgTTTTACTGTCACAACCAAGAGAGCCCAAGACCAGAGCCGAATTCTTACAATATTCACGTCAAATCACACTggatccaaacacagcaaacacacatctgTCATTATCTGAGGGGAACAGAAAAGCAACATGTATGAAAGAAGAACAGTTATATTCTAGTCACCCAGACAGATTCATTGATAATAATCAGGTCCTGAgtagagagggtctgactggacgttgttactgggaggtggagtggagcgGGTGGGGAGTTTCAATAGCAGTCTCATATAAAGATATTAGCAGAACAGGAACCTCGAGTGAATGTGGATTTGGAAACAATGACAAGTCTTGGGCATTATATTGTTACAGCAATAGTTATCACTTCATACATAACAATATCAGAACTCCCATCCCAGGCCCTCGGTCCTCCAGAGTAGGAGTGTACCTGGATCACAGAGCAGgtattctgtccttctacagcgtctctgaaaccatgactctcctccacagagtccagaccACATTCACTCAGCCTCTCTATCCTGGACTTTGGCTTAATACTGGAGACACTGCTGAGTTGTGTGTGCTCAAGTAG
- the LOC144542113 gene encoding E3 ubiquitin/ISG15 ligase TRIM25-like isoform X2, whose translation MVQQGIQLDGAKFCCSICLDLLKDPVTIPCGHSYCMSCIKSCWDEEDQKKIHSCPQCRQTFTPRPVLVKSTMLAELVEDLKKTGLQAAPPDRCYAGPGDVACDVCTGRKLKALKSCLVCPASYCEQHLQPHYDAAPLKKHKLVEATMKLQENFCSRHDEVMKIFCRTDQQCICYLCSMDEHKGHDTVSAAAERTERQKELGVSRQKIQQRIQNREKDVKVLQQEVKTINLSADKAVEDSEKIFTELVRLIEKRSSDVKQQIRSRQKAEASRAEELQEKLKQEIAELRRKDAELEQLSHTEDHTHFLHNYPSLSRLSESTDSPSTNIRPLRYFEDVTAAVSEARDKLQGILTEEWPKISGTVTEVDVLLSQPREPKTRAEFLQYSCQITLDPNTADTELSLSEGNRKATRMEEEQLYSSHPDRFTECCQVLSRERLTGRCYWEVEWSGREVSIAVAYKDISRTGDECEFGCNDKSWALDYFYNQFRHNNIKTPIPGPRSSRVGVYLDHRAGILSFYSVSETMTLLHRVQTTFTQPLYPGLCM comes from the exons ATGGTGCAGCAAGGAATTCAGCTGGACGGAGCAAAATTCTGCTGTTCGATCtgtctggatctactgaaggatccggtgactattccctgtgggcacagctactgcatgagctgtattaaaagctgctgggatgaagaggatcagaagaaaatccacagctGCCCCCAGTGCAGACAGACCTTCACACCAAGGCCTGTCCTGGTGAAAAGTACCATGTTAGCAGAGTTGGTGGAGGACCTGAAGAAGACAGGACTCcaagctgctcctcctgatcGCTGCTATGCCGGACCTGGAGATGTGGCCTGTGATGTCTGCACTGGGAGAAAGCTGAAAGCCCTCAAGTCCTGTCTGGTGTGTCCGGCCTCTTACTGtgagcagcacctccagcctcactaTGATGCAGCTCCATTAAAGAAACACAAGCTGGTCGAAGCCACCATGAAGCTTCAGGAGAACTTCTGCTCTCGTCATGACGAGGTGATGAAGATTTTCTGCCGTACTGATCAGCAGTGTATCTGTTATCTCTGCTCCATGGATGAACATAAAGGCCACGACAcagtctcagctgcagcagaaaggactgagaggcagaaagagctcGGGGTGAGTCGGCAAAAAATCCAGCAGAGAAtccagaacagagagaaagatgtgaaGGTGCTTCAACAGGAGGTGAAGACTATCAATCTCTCTGCTGATAAAGCAGTGGAGGACAGTGAGAAGATCTTCACTGAGCTGGTCCGTCTCATTGAGAAAAGAAGCTCTGATGTGAAGCAGCAGATCAGATCCCGGCAGAAAGCGGAAGCGAGTCGGGCCGAAGAACttcaggagaagctgaagcaggagattgctgagctgaggaggaaagacgctgagctggagcagctctcacacacagaggatcacaCCCATTTTCTACACAATTACCCCTCGCTGTCACGTCTCAGTGAATCTACAGACTCACCCAGCACCAATATCCGTCCTCTGCGCTACTTTGAGgatgtgactgcagctgtgtcagaggccagAGATAAACTACAGGGCATTCTTACAGAGGAATGGCCTAAGATCTCAGGGacagtgactgaagtggatgTTTTACTGTCACAACCAAGAGAGCCCAAGACCAGAGCTGAATTCTTACAATATTCATGTCAAATCACACTGGATccaaacacagcagacacagagcTGTCATTATCTGAGGGGAACAGAAAAGCAACACGTATGGAAGAAGAACAGTTATATTCTAGTCACCCAGACAGATTCACTGAATGTTGTCAGGTCCTGAGTAGAGAGCGTCTGACTGGACgttgttactgggaggtggagtggagcgGGAGGGAAGTTTCAATAGCAGTCGCATATAAAGATATTAGCAGAACAGGGGATGAATGTGAATTTGGATGCAATGACAAGTCTTGGGCATTAGATTATTTCTACAATCAATTCAGACATAACAATATCAAAACTCCCATCCCAGGCCCTCGGTCCTCCAGAGTAGGAGTGTACCTGGATCACAGAGCAGgtattctgtccttctacagcgtctctgaaaccatgactctcctccacagagtccagaccACATTCACTCAGCCTCTCTATCCTGGACTTTG CATGTGA
- the LOC139909956 gene encoding tripartite motif-containing protein 16-like isoform X2, which translates to MAQQGIQLDEAKLRCSICLDLLKDPVAIPCGHSYCMSCIKSCWDEEDQKKIHSCPQCRQTFTPRPVLGKNIMLAELVEELKKTRLQAAPPDRCYAGPGDVACDFCTGRKLKAIKSCLVCLASYCEQHLQPHYDAAPLKKHKLVEATMKLQENFCSRHDEVMKIFCRTDQQCICCFCSMDEHKGHDTVSAAAERTERQKELRVSRQKIQQRIQNREKDVKVLQHEVKAINLSADKAVEDSEKIFTELVRLIEKRSSDVKEQIRSRQKAEASRAEELQEKLKQEIAELRRKDAELEQLSHTEDHTRFLHNYPSLSRLSESTDSPSTNIHPLWYFEDVTAAVSEARDKLQGILTEEWTKISWTVTEVDVLLSQPREPKTRAEFLQYSRQITLDPNTANTHLSLSEGNRKATCMKEEQLYSSHPDRFIDNNQVLSREGLTGRCYWEVEWSGWGVSIAVSYKDISRTGTSSECGFGNNDKSWALYCYSNSYHFIHNNIRTPIPGPRSSRVGVYLDHRAGILSFYSVSETMTLLHRVQTTFTQPLYPGLCM; encoded by the coding sequence ATGGCGCAGCAAGGAATTCAGCTGGACGAGGCAAAACTCCGCTGTTCGATCtgtctggatctactgaaggaTCCGGTGGCTATTCCCTGTGGGCACAgctactgcatgagctgtattaaaagctgctgggatgaagaggatcagaagaaaatccacagctGCCCCCAGTGCAGACAGACCTTCACACCAAGGCCTGTCCTGGGGAAAAATATCATGTTAGCAGAGTTGGTGGAGGAACTGAAGAAGACAAGACTCcaagctgctcctcctgatcGCTGCTATGCCGGACCTGGAGATGTGGCCTGTGATTTCTGCACTGGGAGAAAGCTGAAAGCCATCAAGTCCtgtctggtgtgtctggcctcttactgtgagcagcacctccagcctcactaTGATGCAGCTCCATTAAAGAAACACAAGCTGGTCGAAGCCACCATGAAGCTTCAGGAGAACTTCTGCTCTCGTCATGATGAGGTGATGAAGATTTTCTGCCGTACTGATCAGCAGTGTATCTGTTGTTTCTGCTCCATGGATGAACATAAAGGCCACGACAcagtctcagctgcagcagaaaggactgagaggcagaaagagctcAGGGTGAGTCGGCAAAAAATCCAGCAGAGAAtccagaacagagagaaagacgtgaAGGTGCTTCAACATGAGGTGAAGGCTATCAATCTCTCTGCTGATAAAGCAGTGGAGGACAGCGAGAAGATCTTCACTGAGCTGGTCCGTCTCATTGAGAAAAGAAGCTCTGATGTGAAGGAGCAGATCAGATCCCGGCAGAAAGCGGAAGCGAGTCGGGCCGAAGAACttcaggagaagctgaagcaggagattgctgagctgaggaggaaagacgctgagctggagcagctctcacacacagaggatcacaCCCGTTTTCTACACAATTACCCCTCGCTGTCACGTCTCAGTGAATCTACAGACTCACCCAGCACCAATATCCATCCTCTGTGGTACTTTGAGgatgtgactgcagctgtgtcagaggccagAGATAAACTACAGGGCATTCTTACAGAGGAATGGACTAAGATCTCATGGacagtgactgaagtggatgTTTTACTGTCACAACCAAGAGAGCCCAAGACCAGAGCCGAATTCTTACAATATTCACGTCAAATCACACTggatccaaacacagcaaacacacatctgTCATTATCTGAGGGGAACAGAAAAGCAACATGTATGAAAGAAGAACAGTTATATTCTAGTCACCCAGACAGATTCATTGATAATAATCAGGTCCTGAgtagagagggtctgactggacgttgttactgggaggtggagtggagcgGGTGGGGAGTTTCAATAGCAGTCTCATATAAAGATATTAGCAGAACAGGAACCTCGAGTGAATGTGGATTTGGAAACAATGACAAGTCTTGGGCATTATATTGTTACAGCAATAGTTATCACTTCATACATAACAATATCAGAACTCCCATCCCAGGCCCTCGGTCCTCCAGAGTAGGAGTGTACCTGGATCACAGAGCAGgtattctgtccttctacagcgtctctgaaaccatgactctcctccacagagtccagaccACATTCACTCAGCCTCTCTATCCTGGACTTTG
- the LOC144542113 gene encoding E3 ubiquitin/ISG15 ligase TRIM25-like isoform X1 — protein sequence MVQQGIQLDGAKFCCSICLDLLKDPVTIPCGHSYCMSCIKSCWDEEDQKKIHSCPQCRQTFTPRPVLVKSTMLAELVEDLKKTGLQAAPPDRCYAGPGDVACDVCTGRKLKALKSCLVCPASYCEQHLQPHYDAAPLKKHKLVEATMKLQENFCSRHDEVMKIFCRTDQQCICYLCSMDEHKGHDTVSAAAERTERQKELGVSRQKIQQRIQNREKDVKVLQQEVKTINLSADKAVEDSEKIFTELVRLIEKRSSDVKQQIRSRQKAEASRAEELQEKLKQEIAELRRKDAELEQLSHTEDHTHFLHNYPSLSRLSESTDSPSTNIRPLRYFEDVTAAVSEARDKLQGILTEEWPKISGTVTEVDVLLSQPREPKTRAEFLQYSCQITLDPNTADTELSLSEGNRKATRMEEEQLYSSHPDRFTECCQVLSRERLTGRCYWEVEWSGREVSIAVAYKDISRTGDECEFGCNDKSWALDYFYNQFRHNNIKTPIPGPRSSRVGVYLDHRAGILSFYSVSETMTLLHRVQTTFTQPLYPGLWLGAGVTAELCKLK from the coding sequence ATGGTGCAGCAAGGAATTCAGCTGGACGGAGCAAAATTCTGCTGTTCGATCtgtctggatctactgaaggatccggtgactattccctgtgggcacagctactgcatgagctgtattaaaagctgctgggatgaagaggatcagaagaaaatccacagctGCCCCCAGTGCAGACAGACCTTCACACCAAGGCCTGTCCTGGTGAAAAGTACCATGTTAGCAGAGTTGGTGGAGGACCTGAAGAAGACAGGACTCcaagctgctcctcctgatcGCTGCTATGCCGGACCTGGAGATGTGGCCTGTGATGTCTGCACTGGGAGAAAGCTGAAAGCCCTCAAGTCCTGTCTGGTGTGTCCGGCCTCTTACTGtgagcagcacctccagcctcactaTGATGCAGCTCCATTAAAGAAACACAAGCTGGTCGAAGCCACCATGAAGCTTCAGGAGAACTTCTGCTCTCGTCATGACGAGGTGATGAAGATTTTCTGCCGTACTGATCAGCAGTGTATCTGTTATCTCTGCTCCATGGATGAACATAAAGGCCACGACAcagtctcagctgcagcagaaaggactgagaggcagaaagagctcGGGGTGAGTCGGCAAAAAATCCAGCAGAGAAtccagaacagagagaaagatgtgaaGGTGCTTCAACAGGAGGTGAAGACTATCAATCTCTCTGCTGATAAAGCAGTGGAGGACAGTGAGAAGATCTTCACTGAGCTGGTCCGTCTCATTGAGAAAAGAAGCTCTGATGTGAAGCAGCAGATCAGATCCCGGCAGAAAGCGGAAGCGAGTCGGGCCGAAGAACttcaggagaagctgaagcaggagattgctgagctgaggaggaaagacgctgagctggagcagctctcacacacagaggatcacaCCCATTTTCTACACAATTACCCCTCGCTGTCACGTCTCAGTGAATCTACAGACTCACCCAGCACCAATATCCGTCCTCTGCGCTACTTTGAGgatgtgactgcagctgtgtcagaggccagAGATAAACTACAGGGCATTCTTACAGAGGAATGGCCTAAGATCTCAGGGacagtgactgaagtggatgTTTTACTGTCACAACCAAGAGAGCCCAAGACCAGAGCTGAATTCTTACAATATTCATGTCAAATCACACTGGATccaaacacagcagacacagagcTGTCATTATCTGAGGGGAACAGAAAAGCAACACGTATGGAAGAAGAACAGTTATATTCTAGTCACCCAGACAGATTCACTGAATGTTGTCAGGTCCTGAGTAGAGAGCGTCTGACTGGACgttgttactgggaggtggagtggagcgGGAGGGAAGTTTCAATAGCAGTCGCATATAAAGATATTAGCAGAACAGGGGATGAATGTGAATTTGGATGCAATGACAAGTCTTGGGCATTAGATTATTTCTACAATCAATTCAGACATAACAATATCAAAACTCCCATCCCAGGCCCTCGGTCCTCCAGAGTAGGAGTGTACCTGGATCACAGAGCAGgtattctgtccttctacagcgtctctgaaaccatgactctcctccacagagtccagaccACATTCACTCAGCCTCTCTATCCTGGACTTTGGCTTGGTGCTGGAGTCACTGCTGAGTTGTGTAAGCTCAAGTAG